In Cuculus canorus isolate bCucCan1 chromosome 9, bCucCan1.pri, whole genome shotgun sequence, the following are encoded in one genomic region:
- the PLAAT1 gene encoding phospholipase A and acyltransferase 1 isoform X2 — translation MAPSRRFRADERGYAQPGDLIEILRPAYQHWALYLGDGYIINVTPVDDGAPGTMSSAKSVFSRKARVRMQLLKDVVGEDTYRINNKYDSSYTPLPVEDIIRRAASYIDEEVPYDVLASNCEHFVTMLRYGEGVSSQARKAVGAMGAAVVAAGALSFLGFIMGRSREKHN, via the exons ATGGCGCCGAGCAGGAGGTTCAGAGCGGACGAGCGTGGTTATGCCCAGCCCGGGGACCTGATCGAGATCTTGCGGCCAGCTTACCAGCACTGGGCCCTCTACCTGGGGGACGGGTACATCATCAACGTGACGCCCGTAG ATGATGGGGCCCCGGGCACGATGAGCAGCGCCAAGTCAGTGTTCAGCAGAAAGGCCAGGGTGAGGATGCAGCTCCTGAAGGACGTGGTGGGAGAAGACACCTACCGCATCAACAACAAGTATGACAGCTCCTACACTCCCCTCCCGGTGGAGGACATCATCCGGCGTGCAGCATCCTACATTGACGAGGAGGTGCCCTATGACGTGCTTGCCAGCAACTGCGAGCACTTTGTGACAATGCTCCGCTATGGCGAGGGGGTCTCCAGTCAG GCCAGGAAAGCAGTCGGTGCCATGGGGGCTGCAGTAGTTGCTGCCGGTGCTCTCTCCTTTTTGGGCTTCATCATGGGCAGATCCAGAGAGAAACATAACTGA
- the LOC104063458 gene encoding LOW QUALITY PROTEIN: probable cation-transporting ATPase 13A5 (The sequence of the model RefSeq protein was modified relative to this genomic sequence to represent the inferred CDS: inserted 1 base in 1 codon; deleted 2 bases in 1 codon; substituted 3 bases at 3 genomic stop codons): MALLTTAVHPTVTAAFTTGTVYAQLRLEKKIFCISPQRINICGQISSDKKIPEFPPRTPLPWGSVCKTVVSCHSLLLLVKYIQRHPLDLQMFEGTCWEVKGSSTAXAVLTPVRPGPKAISVTPLEGIAILHQLPFSFGLQRMVNASQNTREEXYDLHMKGGPKIASSYCRQHAVPANFLKDLKTYTSQGLHVSALAHKVLNLRKYVGVSNLERQERRQSGLVFPSLVVMEGQLKQETKPVLQELAAAQIRSIAVTGNKLQTAVIIARHVGMVXTGSRVILVKANKPDSSTSASIAWQLAGDSKANTAALXEVCANTEEKITFEGESCNYPFAMNGKSCQIIIKHFYSLPPKHLTSVAS; encoded by the exons ATGGCCCTCCTCACCACAGCTGTGCATCCCACCGTCACCGCTGCCTTCACAACAGGCACTGTTTATGCCCAGCTGAGACTggagaaaaagattttctgcATCAGCCCACAGAGGATTAATATTTGTGGGCAGATCAGCTCTGATAAA AAAATCCCTGAGTTTCCACCAAGAACTCCTCTGCCCTGGGGATCTGTGTGCAAAACCGTGGTGAGCTGTCATTCACTGCTTCTTTTGGTTAAATATATTCAGAGACATCCACTGGACCTGCAAATGTTTGAAGGCACTTGCTGG GAGGTAAAAGGTTCCAGCACAGCCTGAGCTGTGCTGACACCTGTCAGACCAGGGCCGAAGGCCATCAGTGTAA CTCCTTTGGAAGGAATAGCAATCCTACATCAACTCCCATTTTCTTTTGGGCTGCAAAGGATGGTTAATGCCTCACAGAATACCAGAGAGGAATAGTATGACCTGCACATGAAAGGAGGACCAAAAATAGCATCCAGCTATTGCAGACAACATGCTG TCCCAGCAAATTTCTTGAAGGACCTTAAGACATACACAAGCCAAGGTTTGCAT GTCAGCGCCCTGGCCCATAAAGTGCTAAACCTGAGAAAGTATGTAGGTGTGAGCAACCTAGAGAGGCAAG AGAGAAGACAGTCTGGACTGGTGTTTCCAAGCCTTGTGGTAATGGAGGGGCAGCTGAAGCAGGAGACAAAGCCTGTGCTACAAGAGCTGGCTGCTGCCCAGATCAGGAGCATCGCAGTCACAG GGAACAAGCTGCAGACAGCTGTCATCATTGCCAGGCATGTGGGTATGG CCACGGGCAGCAGAGTCATCCTtgtcaaagcaaacaaaccagaCAGCTCCACTTCAGCTTCCATTGCCTGGCAATTGGCAGGAGAcagcaaagcaaacacagctgctc TCTAGGAGGTATGTGCTAATACTGAGGAAAAGATCACCTTTGAAGGAGAATCCTGCAACTACCCTTTTGCAATGAATGGAAAGTCCTGTCAGATTATTATAAAGCACTTCTACAGCTTGCCACCAAAA CATTTGACCTCAGTTGCATCTTAA
- the PLAAT1 gene encoding phospholipase A and acyltransferase 1 isoform X1, producing the protein MAPSRRFRADERGYAQPGDLIEILRPAYQHWALYLGDGYIINVTPVDDGAPGTMSSAKSVFSRKARVRMQLLKDVVGEDTYRINNKYDSSYTPLPVEDIIRRAASYIDEEVPYDVLASNCEHFVTMLRYGEGVSSQERKARVPAVPWVKYLEDELCGTCAPSANIQSSTISLPPSCCVTSLRRKL; encoded by the exons ATGGCGCCGAGCAGGAGGTTCAGAGCGGACGAGCGTGGTTATGCCCAGCCCGGGGACCTGATCGAGATCTTGCGGCCAGCTTACCAGCACTGGGCCCTCTACCTGGGGGACGGGTACATCATCAACGTGACGCCCGTAG ATGATGGGGCCCCGGGCACGATGAGCAGCGCCAAGTCAGTGTTCAGCAGAAAGGCCAGGGTGAGGATGCAGCTCCTGAAGGACGTGGTGGGAGAAGACACCTACCGCATCAACAACAAGTATGACAGCTCCTACACTCCCCTCCCGGTGGAGGACATCATCCGGCGTGCAGCATCCTACATTGACGAGGAGGTGCCCTATGACGTGCTTGCCAGCAACTGCGAGCACTTTGTGACAATGCTCCGCTATGGCGAGGGGGTCTCCAGTCAG GAACGCAAAGCCAGGGTCCCTGCAGTGCCATGGGTGAAGTACCTGGAGGATGAGCTGTGCGGCACCTGTGCCCCATCTGCAAATATACAGAGCTCTACTATTTCCTTGCCACCAAGCTGCTGTGTGACTAGTCTTAGAAGAAAACTGTGA